The Panicum hallii strain FIL2 chromosome 9, PHallii_v3.1, whole genome shotgun sequence genome has a window encoding:
- the LOC112877245 gene encoding ent-isokaurene C2/C3-hydroxylase-like: protein MEATTTLPLLGLLLLLPLLLIKLNLVPRSNAPASSSSQPGKPPPRLPPGPWQLPLIGSLHHLLLSPHGDLAHRALRDLSARHGPLMMLRLGAVPTLVVSSAEAAREVMKTHDAAFASRNLTPTLGVFGDGGRDILFSPYGDLWRQLRRICVLELLSPRRVRSLRRIREEEAAGLLRSVAGSCAATQGGAAVVDIGERICRAMNDIVVRSAVGGRCPRRDEFLSELDTAVMLSSGFNLTDLYPSSPLVRWLSRGLREAKRCNRALRDIMGEIIREQLSVDGGREEQDDDDDDNNNHLLAVLLRLERDGDAQCPLTTHIITTVVLEIFAAGSETSSTILEWALSELIRNPRVMLKAQAELREAFKGQHKLTEADMEKLRYLPLVVKETLRLHIPVPFLLPRECREACRVMGYDVPEGTKVLVNAWAIARDPRYWEDPEEFRPERFEGSGVDFKGADFEFIPFGAGRRMCAGAALGLANMEVALAGLLYHFDWELPEGGAGEELDVGEVLGITVKRKSKLALRATPRIPCAY from the exons ATGGAGGCGACGACGACGCTGCCGCTGCTTGGCCTGCTGCTCCTGCTACCCCTCCTCCTCATCAAGCTCAATCTCGTCCCCAGGAGCAACGCcccggcgtcgtcgtcgtcgcagcccgggaagccgccgccgcgcctgccTCCGGGGCCGTGGCAGCTGCCGCTCATCGGcagcctccaccacctcctcctgtCGCCGCACGGCGACCTCGCGCACCGGGCCCTGCGGGACCTGTCCGCCCGGCACGGCCCGCTCATGATGCTCCGCCTCGGCGCCGTGCCCACGCTGGTGGTGTCCTCGGCCGAGGCGGCCAGGGAGGTGATGAAGACCCACGACGCCGCGTTCGCGAGCCGGAACCTGACGCCGACGCTGGGCGTGttcggcgacggcggccgcgaCATCCTCTTCTCCCCCTACGGCGACCTGTGGCGCCAGCTCCGGCGGATCTGCGtgctcgagctcctctccccgCGCCGCGTCCGGTCCTTACGCCGCAtccgggaggaggaggccgcgggCCTGCTCCGCTCTGTCGCCGgctcctgcgccgccacccAGGGCGGCGCCGCGGTGGTCGACATCGGCGAGAGGATCTGCCGCGCGATGAACGACATCGTGGTGCGGTCGGCGGTTGGTGGCAGGTGCCCGCGGCGCGACGAGTTCCTGAGCGAACTCGACACGGCCGTGATGCTCAGCTCCGGCTTCAACCTGACCGACCTGTACCCGTCGTCGCCGCTGGTGCGGTGGCTCAGCCGCGGGCTGCGGGAGGCCAAGCGGTGCAACCGGGCCCTGCGCGACATCATGGGCGAGATCATCCGAGAGCAGTTATCCGTCGACGGGGGACGCGAGgagcaggacgacgacgacgacgacaacaACAACCACCTGCTGGCCGTGCTGCTGAGGCTGGAGAGAGACGGCGACGCGCAGTGCCCGCTTACCACacacatcatcaccaccgtcgTCTTG GAAATTTTTGCGGCGGGGAGCGAGACCTCATCAACAATATTAGAATGGGCATTGTCGGAGCTGATAAGAAACCCGCGAGTGATGCTGAAGGCTCAAGCGGAGTTGCGAGAGGCCTTCAAGGGCCAGCACAAGCTAACCGAGGCCGACATGGAGAAGCTCCGCTACCTGCCCTTGGTGGTCAAGGAGACGCTGCGCCTGCACATCCCCGTCCCGTTCCTGCTCCCGCGGGAGTGCCGGGAGGCGTGCCGCGTGATGGGCTACGACGTACCCGAGGGGACGAAGGTGCTCGTGAACGCGTGGGCGATCGCGAGGGACCCGAGGTACTGGGAGGACCCGGAGGAGTTCAGGCCGGAGAGGTTCGAGGGGTCCGGCGTGGACTTCAAGGGCGCCGACTTCGAGTTCATCCCTTTCGGCGCCGGCCGGCGGATgtgcgccggcgccgcgctcgGGCTGGCCAACATGGAGGTTGCGCTCGCGGGCCTGCTCTACCACTTCGACTGGGAGCTTCCGGAGGGAGGGGCGGGAGAGGAGCTCGACGTGGGGGAGGTCCTTGGTATCACCGTGAAGAGGAAGTCCAAGCTGGCGCTCCGCGCTACGCCGCGGATCCCATGCGCGTACTGA
- the LOC112875479 gene encoding uncharacterized protein LOC112875479 produces the protein MATPSPSPAEAAPQLDAATAAEEDEWDADGYVIPNLLTQDNDVIEPSIPKAKDPEPLQAKDEKIYLGPHGAPPSQVKQQELNTVGRKQRFRNKLKEADRKFTGNAQENKVESLRELMGARASGTSIPRSSPRDWLDPHCHESEFDRKPTR, from the exons ATGGCCACCCCTTCCCCGTCGCCGGCGGAGGCCGCCCCACAGCTTGACGCCGCGACCGCCGCCGAGGAAGACGAGTGGG ATGCGGATGGATATGTTATTCCTAATTTGCTCACTCAAGATAATGATGTGATTGAACCTAGTATCCCCAAAGCAAAAGATCCTGAACCTCTACAG GCAAAAGATGAGAAGATATACTTGGGACCTCATGGAGCTCCACCATCCCAAGTAAAGCAGCAAGAGCTGAACACCGTTGGCCGTAAGCAGCGGTTCAGGAACAAGCTGAAGGAAGCAGATAGGAAATTCACAGGCAACGCTCAGGAGAACAAGGTGGAGAGCCTCAGGGAGTTGATGGGCGCCAGGGCAAGTGGTACCAGCATACCAAGGAGCTCTCCTCGTGATTGGCTTGATCCACATTGCCATGAATCTGAATTTGATAGAAAACCAACTAGGTGA
- the LOC112875481 gene encoding uncharacterized protein LOC112875481 — translation MAKVAPSLLAVSSGAAFTAQPSPRKGASLFRDRVVSRRARISAKLGGDGELKPPGKKKFITRDEEPEQYWQTAGEREGENPMKTPLPYIIIFGMSTPFVILAIAFANGWIKVPVR, via the exons ATGGCCAAGGTAGCTCCCTCCCTCCTCGCCGTCAGCAGCGGCGCTGCCTTCACCGCCCAGCCATCGCCCAGGAAAGGTGCCAGTTTGTTCCGCGATCGCGTCGTCAGCAGGCGTGCCAGGATATCAGCTAAGCTCG GTGGAGATGGGGAGCTGAAGCCTCCAGGCAAGAAGAAGTTCATCACCAGGGACGAGGAGCCGGAACA GTACTGGCAGACTGCGGGGGAGAGGGAGGGTGAGAACCCCATGAAGACGCCCCTGCCCTACATCATCATCTTCGGCATGTCCACCCCCTTCGTCATCCTCGCCATCGCCTTTGCCAATGGCTGGATCAAGGTCCCTGTACGATGA
- the LOC112875480 gene encoding acyl carrier protein 3, mitochondrial codes for MQAVRALALQHLRLRAPPSVAARVGGSGPAAVAQCWFARGMSAPADGGGDGGSGSDSAVRARVVELVRKFDKIDADKVTEMADFQKDLSLDSLDRVELVMAFEQEFSIEIPDDKADKLTCCADVAKYIISESQSSNKNAGSS; via the exons ATGCAAGCTGTGCGAGCCCTTGCGCTGCAGCACCTGCGGCTCCGCGCGCCGCCCTCCGTCGCTGCCCGTGTAGGCGgctcggggccggcggcggtggcgcagtGCTGGTTCGCTCGGGGGATGAGCGcgccggcggacggcggcggagacggTGGCTCCGGCTCCGATAGCGCCGTCAGGGCGCGCGTCGTCGAGCTAGTCAGGAAGTTCGACAAGATCGACGCCGACAAG GTGACTGAGATGGCAGATTTCCAAAAGGACCTGAGCTTGGACAGCTTAGACCGGGTGGAGCTTGTTATGGCTTTTGAGCAAGAGTTCTCCATCGAGATCCCTGATGACAAGGCTGACAAGCTTACCTGCTGTGCCGATGTTGCAAAATATATCATATCAGAATCTCAATCCAGTAATAAAAATGCTGGTAGCTCCTGA